In one Gopherus evgoodei ecotype Sinaloan lineage chromosome 1, rGopEvg1_v1.p, whole genome shotgun sequence genomic region, the following are encoded:
- the CCDC138 gene encoding coiled-coil domain-containing protein 138 isoform X7, protein MASPALSGSVERLKRRYLRGGARPVGDCLSGSLQTKCKKGNSLTNTGNLDSSSDNTIMPLSIHFSQSRSTHNGRKHYSKPLSDLFKSFKNLDCFDDEMDSLYDSSQLELEEEVMNVSATDAVPNTVTYTYTETDVTLPSNLAANTVTFSDHDISSGLVRKIVSKPETQVLSGQRLIPSHINQIYDELYDIHQKLQQENSAQQEYALQLQKREHFLAEREALLFKHEAALTKIRGVEEEVHAKFQIIKEQHEAEVKQLSETLKEKTKESKRLKSSFDTLKEMNDSLKKQKTSLFLKLSDVSEQNKKLEVQARKVQARLENLQRKHEFLTIQKSKDVSQAMQEIKSVKQEKMAAASKICKGPLNSHVYELLTVLMDWISDQFLKVKIEEEGRDNQTLTYTHKNYTQEKCAKLLPIVAEQLQWMPFVNPKLHMPVIKFIYWAIRQLNCGTQHSTMTSTMRRLGEDIFKGIGTKGNQHGSSEQPAESKPKIAAFFKSSILPLRFVSTLIVLKTVTQADYLAQAFDSLCVDLKTDEGKTLFLEYQSVPVILSHLRISSRGLLSNAIDGLLQMTMESGDGRIYSFSEVSLC, encoded by the exons GATTGTCTTTCAGGTTCATTGCAGACCAAATGTAAAAAAGGAAACTCCTTGACAAATACAG GTAACTTGGACAGTTCATCAGATAATACAATTATGCCTCTGTCCATACATTTTTCACAATCAAGAAGTACCCACAATGGAAGAAAGCACTATAGCAAACCTCTTAGTGACTTGTTCAAGAGTTTCAAAAACTTGGATTG CTTTGATGATGAGATGGATTCGCTCTATGATTCAAGTCAGCTAGAACTAGAGGAAGAGGTCATGAATGTCTCTGCAACTGATGCAGTTCCAAATACAGTCACATACACATATACAGAAACAG ATGTCACCCTACCATCCAATTTGGCTGCAAACACAGTAACATTTAGTGACCATGATATCAGTAGTGGTCTGGTTAGGAAGATTGTGAGCAAGCCTGAAACTCAGGTACTGAGTGGTCAAAGATTAATACCATCTCACATCAACCAGATTTATGATGAGCTATATGACATACATCAGAAACTGCAG CAAGAAAATTCAGCACAGCAGGAGTATGCTCTGCAACTTCagaaaagagaacattttttaGCTGAAAGAGAAGCATTGCTTTTCAAACATGAAGCTGCTTTGACTAAGATAAGAGGTGTGGAAGAGGAAGTTCATGCAAAATTTCAAATTATAAAGGAG CAACACGAGGCAGAAGTTAAACAGCTGTCAGAAACCTTGAAAGAGAAGACTAAAGAAAGCAAGAGGCTCAAATCATCATTTGACACCTTGAAGGAAATGAAtgactctttaaaaaaacag AAAACCTCACTCTTCTTGAAG TTAAGTGATGTAAGTGAGCAGAACAAGAAGCTGGAAGTTCAAGCAAGAAAAGTACAAGCACGTTTAGAGAATTTACAA AGGAAGCATGAATTTTTAACAATACAGAAATCTAAAGATGTTTCTCAAGCAATGCAAGAAATTAAATCTGTGAAGCAGGAAAAAATGGCAGCAGCATCAAAAATTTGTAAG GGACCACTTAATTCACATGTTTATGAGCTTTTAACTGTTCTTATGGACTGGATCTCAGATCAGTTCCTCAAAGTGAAAATAGAGGAAGAAGGAAGAGACAATCAAACATTAACATACACCCACAAAAATTACACACAAGAAAAGTGTGCAAAG CTTTTACCTATCGTTGCTGAACAACTCCAGTGGATGCCATTTGTGAACCCTAAACTACATATGCCTGTAATTAAATTTATTTACTGGGCTATAAGGCAGCTAAACTGTGGGACACAG CATTCAACTATGACATCAACAATGAGGAGGCTTGGTGAAGACATATTCAAAGGCATAGGAACTAAGGGAAACCAACATGGTTCTTCTGAGCAACCTGCTGAAAGTAAACCAAAGATAGCAGCTTTCTTTAAGAGTTCCATTTTACCTTTGAGATTTGTATCAACTTTAATTGTACTCAAAACAGTAACACAAG CTGATTATCTGGCTCAGGCATTTGATTCCCTTTGCGTGGACTTGAAGACAGATGAAGGAAAGACCTTGTTTTTAGAGTACCAATCTGTGCCTGTTATATTAAGTCACTTAAGAATATCCAGTAGAGGTCTGCTTTCCAATGCCATTGATGGTTTACTTCAGATGACAATGGAATCTG GTGATGGGCGCATTTATAGTTTCTCAGAAGTCAGTCTGTGCTAG
- the CCDC138 gene encoding coiled-coil domain-containing protein 138 isoform X6 has product MASPALSGSVERLKRRYLRGGARPVGDCLSGSLQTKCKKGNSLTNTGNLDSSSDNTIMPLSIHFSQSRSTHNGRKHYSKPLSDLFKSFKNLDCFDDEMDSLYDSSQLELEEEVMNVSATDAVPNTVTYTYTETDVTLPSNLAANTVTFSDHDISSGLVRKIVSKPETQVLSGQRLIPSHINQIYDELYDIHQKLQQENSAQQEYALQLQKREHFLAEREALLFKHEAALTKIRGVEEEVHAKFQIIKEQHEAEVKQLSETLKEKTKESKRLKSSFDTLKEMNDSLKKQKTSLFLKLSDVSEQNKKLEVQARKVQARLENLQRKHEFLTIQKSKDVSQAMQEIKSVKQEKMAAASKICKGPLNSHVYELLTVLMDWISDQFLKVKIEEEGRDNQTLTYTHKNYTQEKCAKLLPIVAEQLQWMPFVNPKLHMPVIKFIYWAIRQLNCGTQHSTMTSTMRRLGEDIFKGIGTKGNQHGSSEQPAESKPKIAAFFKSSILPLRFVSTLIVLKTVTQADYLAQAFDSLCVDLKTDEGKTLFLEYQSVPVILSHLRISSRGLLSNAIDGLLQMTMESVFIAPVSKLTTTKQTFWFFAAFPRSLRQ; this is encoded by the exons GATTGTCTTTCAGGTTCATTGCAGACCAAATGTAAAAAAGGAAACTCCTTGACAAATACAG GTAACTTGGACAGTTCATCAGATAATACAATTATGCCTCTGTCCATACATTTTTCACAATCAAGAAGTACCCACAATGGAAGAAAGCACTATAGCAAACCTCTTAGTGACTTGTTCAAGAGTTTCAAAAACTTGGATTG CTTTGATGATGAGATGGATTCGCTCTATGATTCAAGTCAGCTAGAACTAGAGGAAGAGGTCATGAATGTCTCTGCAACTGATGCAGTTCCAAATACAGTCACATACACATATACAGAAACAG ATGTCACCCTACCATCCAATTTGGCTGCAAACACAGTAACATTTAGTGACCATGATATCAGTAGTGGTCTGGTTAGGAAGATTGTGAGCAAGCCTGAAACTCAGGTACTGAGTGGTCAAAGATTAATACCATCTCACATCAACCAGATTTATGATGAGCTATATGACATACATCAGAAACTGCAG CAAGAAAATTCAGCACAGCAGGAGTATGCTCTGCAACTTCagaaaagagaacattttttaGCTGAAAGAGAAGCATTGCTTTTCAAACATGAAGCTGCTTTGACTAAGATAAGAGGTGTGGAAGAGGAAGTTCATGCAAAATTTCAAATTATAAAGGAG CAACACGAGGCAGAAGTTAAACAGCTGTCAGAAACCTTGAAAGAGAAGACTAAAGAAAGCAAGAGGCTCAAATCATCATTTGACACCTTGAAGGAAATGAAtgactctttaaaaaaacag AAAACCTCACTCTTCTTGAAG TTAAGTGATGTAAGTGAGCAGAACAAGAAGCTGGAAGTTCAAGCAAGAAAAGTACAAGCACGTTTAGAGAATTTACAA AGGAAGCATGAATTTTTAACAATACAGAAATCTAAAGATGTTTCTCAAGCAATGCAAGAAATTAAATCTGTGAAGCAGGAAAAAATGGCAGCAGCATCAAAAATTTGTAAG GGACCACTTAATTCACATGTTTATGAGCTTTTAACTGTTCTTATGGACTGGATCTCAGATCAGTTCCTCAAAGTGAAAATAGAGGAAGAAGGAAGAGACAATCAAACATTAACATACACCCACAAAAATTACACACAAGAAAAGTGTGCAAAG CTTTTACCTATCGTTGCTGAACAACTCCAGTGGATGCCATTTGTGAACCCTAAACTACATATGCCTGTAATTAAATTTATTTACTGGGCTATAAGGCAGCTAAACTGTGGGACACAG CATTCAACTATGACATCAACAATGAGGAGGCTTGGTGAAGACATATTCAAAGGCATAGGAACTAAGGGAAACCAACATGGTTCTTCTGAGCAACCTGCTGAAAGTAAACCAAAGATAGCAGCTTTCTTTAAGAGTTCCATTTTACCTTTGAGATTTGTATCAACTTTAATTGTACTCAAAACAGTAACACAAG CTGATTATCTGGCTCAGGCATTTGATTCCCTTTGCGTGGACTTGAAGACAGATGAAGGAAAGACCTTGTTTTTAGAGTACCAATCTGTGCCTGTTATATTAAGTCACTTAAGAATATCCAGTAGAGGTCTGCTTTCCAATGCCATTGATGGTTTACTTCAGATGACAATGGAATCTG